A single genomic interval of Daucus carota subsp. sativus chromosome 1, DH1 v3.0, whole genome shotgun sequence harbors:
- the LOC135147131 gene encoding uncharacterized protein LOC135147131: MLFADDIVLIAESRSEVNVKLEQWRISLEGYGLRLSRSKTEYLWANFSEEIHEADVAVCIAEARVPQTNTFKYLGSIIQSNGDISADVTHRISTGWLRWRAATGVLCDKNVPLKLKGKFYRVAIRPSLLYGSECWPLRKAQERRLETAEMRMLRWTCGNTMTDHIPNDTFRRLLGVESISKKIREGRLRWYGHVRRKCNSAPVRRVEHISVRGKRKRGRPRRTWADQLSLDMGSLNLTGDITVDKNDWRRRIRVVETRSRGSQRL; this comes from the coding sequence ATGCTTTTTGCTGATGATATTGTGTTAATCGCCGAGTCTCGAAGTGAGGTTAATGTGAAATTGGAACAGTGGCGTATATCATTGGAGGGTTATGGATTGCGTCTGAGCCGTTCTAAAACCGAGTATCTCTGGGCCAATTTCAGTGAGGAGATTCATGAGGCGGATGTTGCTGTATGTATTGCGGAGGCTCGTGTACCACAAACTAATACATTTAAATACTTGGGTTCTATTATTCAGAGTAATGGTGATATTTCTGCGGATGTTACACATCGTATTTCTACAGGATGGCTCCGTTGGCGGGCTGCTACAGGGGTGTTGTGTGATAAGAATGTacctttgaagttgaagggtAAATTCTATCGTGTAGCAATCAGACCATCATTATTATATGGTTCCGAGTGCTGGCCATTGAGAAAGGCTCAGGAGCGTAGGCTAGAGACAGCGGAAATGCGTATGTTGCGTTGGACCTGTGGTAACACCATGACAGATCATATACCGAATGATACTTTTCGACGTCTTTTGGGTGTTGAGTCTATCTCTAAGAAGATAAGGGAGGGACGTTTACGTTGGTATGGACATGTTCGGCGTAAATGTAACTCAGCACCGGTTAGGAGAGTAGAACACATATCAGTTCGGGGTAAGAGAAAGAGGGGTCGGCCTCGGCGGACATGGgctgatcaattaagtttggacATGGGATCCTTAAATCTCACAGGTGATATAACagtagataagaatgattggagacggcgtattagagtagttgagactAGGTCTCGTGGCTCACAGAGATTATGA